Below is a genomic region from Deinococcus koreensis.
GCACTCATGTGTTCCTTAGCATAAGCGATGAAGGCTGATCCCGATTCACACGCGTTTTCTGAGCAGCACGCTTTTCAGGTAGAGGCTCTCGGGCACGCTCAGCAGATGTGGGTGATCGGCCGGCTGGTAGGTGATCTGCGTGACCTCCGCGTCGCACCCGGCGGTCGCGGCGGCCACGCGGGCCGCGTCGAGCAGGTCTTCCACCCGGATGTAGTGGGCGCAGGTGCTGATCAGGAGGTGGCCGCCGGGTTCCAGCATGCCCAGCGTCAGGGCCGCGCCCTCGGTGAACACCCGCTTGGCGTTCGGCACGTCGTCGCGGCGTTTGGCCAGCGTGGGCGGATCGAGCACGGCGGCCTGGAACTGCCGCTTCTCGCGGCTCAGGCTGGTCAGCACCTCCAGGGCGTCCCCCCAGCGTACGCCCACGCTGACGCCGTTCAGGCGGGCGGCCTGTTCCAGCGCCCCCAGCGCCACCTGATCCTTGTCCACGGCGGTCGCCCTGGCGCCCGCGCGGGCCGCGTGCAGGCTGAAGCCCCCGGTGTAGGAATACACGTCCAGAAAGCCGTGTCCGGCGTTCACCAGACCCCGCATCAGGCGGCGGTTGTCGCGCTGATCGAGGAAAAAGCCGGTCTTCTGGGCGTCCATGGGCGCGAAATGCAGCTCCAGGTCGTCCTCGTGGAAGCTCACGCGCTCGGGGACGTCGCCCCAGAGGGTGCCGGTGGTCAGGTTCAGGCCCTCGCGGCGGCGCTCGCCCGTGTCGCTGCGCTCGAAGGCGGCGGCAGCGCCCGTCTCGGCCCGCAGCGCCTGCACGATCAGCCCTCTGTGGCGCTCCACGCCGGCATTCCGCAGCTGCACGCTCAGCACGCTGCCGAACTGGTCGGCCACCACTCCCGGCAGGCCGTCGGCCTCGGCGTGCAGCACGCGCAGGGCGTCGGTGCCGTGGATCTGCCCGGCCCGGCGATCCAGCGCCGCGCGCACCCGCCGGCGGTAGAACGCCAGATCGATCTCCTCGCCCGTCCAGGACAGCAGCCGCAGGGGCGTGGCGCCCTCCGGATTGAAGTAGCCGCGCGCCAGCACGGGGCCTGTGGGCGCCCGGACATCCACCACCTCGCCGGGCGCGATGCCGGGGTCGCTGCTGGCGATGTCGGCGCGGTGGCCGAAGGGATAGCGGCCCGTGATCCGCCTCACGGCGGCCGGGTTCAGGGTGACGGTAGGGCGGCGCTTCATGGGGGCAGGCTAGCAGAGCGTCCCTGCGGCCCACGCGGCGGCGCGCCGGGCCCGGCCGCACCGGCGGGCCCGCAATGGCCGCCGGTGCCCCGGCTTTACACAGCCCCGACTTCACACAGTCCTGAAGACCGCCGGAGGTCGGAAGCCCACACGGTAGGCTGGCAGACGTGCCCGTCGTGGCCGCGTGCTCTGGTTCCGCCAGATCGGCCTCCCGGACACGATCCCTGCCCACGTCCATCCCCGACCCTGGAGGTCACGATCCATGAAGACGCCCACCCACAGATCCGTAAAGGCCAGCCTGCCCCTGGCCGCCCTGCTCGCCCTGGCCTCCTGCGGGGTCATCCCCACCCCGCCGGTCGCTCTGCCGGACGCCACCATTCCGCTGGGCAACACGGCCCTCTCGATGGGTCAGGTCGTGTACATGGACCGTGACGTCCTGGGCGGCTCCACCCTGGCGGCGGCGCTGCAGGGCCTGAGCATCAGCGGGAACGCGACCTACGCGGCCACGGGCGGCACGCTGAGCAGCCTGAAGGTGTATGTGCGGAGCAGCCTGCGCGACCTGGGCAGCTCCTGCACGGCGCTGCCGGTCGTTCCGCCCGCGTATGCCTGCAGCCCGGCCAACGAGGCGGCGCA
It encodes:
- a CDS encoding class I SAM-dependent rRNA methyltransferase, producing the protein MKRRPTVTLNPAAVRRITGRYPFGHRADIASSDPGIAPGEVVDVRAPTGPVLARGYFNPEGATPLRLLSWTGEEIDLAFYRRRVRAALDRRAGQIHGTDALRVLHAEADGLPGVVADQFGSVLSVQLRNAGVERHRGLIVQALRAETGAAAAFERSDTGERRREGLNLTTGTLWGDVPERVSFHEDDLELHFAPMDAQKTGFFLDQRDNRRLMRGLVNAGHGFLDVYSYTGGFSLHAARAGARATAVDKDQVALGALEQAARLNGVSVGVRWGDALEVLTSLSREKRQFQAAVLDPPTLAKRRDDVPNAKRVFTEGAALTLGMLEPGGHLLISTCAHYIRVEDLLDAARVAAATAGCDAEVTQITYQPADHPHLLSVPESLYLKSVLLRKRV